A window of Hippoglossus stenolepis isolate QCI-W04-F060 chromosome 16, HSTE1.2, whole genome shotgun sequence contains these coding sequences:
- the kdm8 gene encoding lysine-specific demethylase 8 isoform X1 — translation MKTFSSMATLWSKISAALPPNEEQFPLQFSDTVESSVVDVLKRSRQQLYGDATSASRSLGAQIILDFSWEKLNTGTWRHVDKEWRRVYSYGCLFKVAAQCRDGPSENEVLQAVRTCDMGLLMGAAVMDNILQVIVGILQDEVRKSSKEEDEPVEVKRLKLEQPHVPVIRQEFAIPRVKCPSLESFNTNQLLPLKPVILEGIIDHWPALNGHRWSIEYLRSVAGCRTVPVEVGSRYTDEEWSQTLITVNEFIDRYIMNKDGVTGLGYLAQHQLFDQIPELKEDIRLPDYCCLGEEDEDNITVNAWFGPGGTVSPLHQDPQQNFLAQVVGSKYIRLYSPEDTDKLYPHQSQLLHNTSQVEVENPDMERFPEFAKAPYLECVLQPGDVLFIPVRHWHYVRSLELSFSVSFWWS, via the exons aatctctgctgctctgcctcctaATGAGGAACAGTTCCCTCTGCAGTTCAGTGACACGGTGGAGTCGAGCGTGGTGGACGTGTTGAAACGCTCCAGGCAGCAGCTGTACGGCGACGCCACGAGCGCCAGCCGCTCGCTCGGGGCTCAGATCATTTTGGATTTCTCATGGGAGAAGCTCAACACGGGAACGTGGCGCCACGTGGACAAAGAGTGGAGGCGTGTTTATTCGTACGGCTGCCTGTTCAAAGTGGCCGCTCAGTGCCGTGATGGTCCGTCGGAGAACGAGGTCCTGCAGGCCGTCAGGACTTGTGATATGGGTTTGCTCATGGGTGCAGCCGTCATGGATAATATACTTCAGGTTATAGTTGGGATTCTGCAGGACGAGGTCAGGAAATCGTCTAAAGAAGAAGATGAACCAGTTGAGGTGAAG AGACTGAAGCTCGAGCAGCCACATGTTCCTGTGATCAGACAAGAGTTTGCGATTCCCAGGGTTAAGTGTCCGTCACTGGAGAGCTTCAACACAAACCAGCTGCTGCCCCTCAAACCAGTGATTCTAGAAGGGATCATTGACCACTGGCCTGCACTTAATGGACACCGCTGGAG CATAGAATACCTGAGGTCTGTGGCCGGGTGTCGGACTGTTCCCGTCGAGGTGGGATCCAGGTACACGGACGAGGAATGGTCCCAAACTCTGATTACGGTCAATGAATTCATCGATCGATATATTATGAATAAA GATGGAGTGACGGGTTTGGGTTATCTGGCTCAGCACCAGCTTTTTGATCAG ATACCAGAGCTGAAGGAAGACATCCGTCTCCCTGATTATTGCTGTCTtggtgaggaagatgaagacaaCATTACAGTAAACGCATGGTTTGGGCCTGGAGGCACAGTGTCTCCTCTCCACCAAGACCCGCAACAGAACTTCTTGGCTCAG GTTGTGGGGAGCAAATACATTCGCCTGTATTCCCCAGAGGACACGGACAAGCTGTACCCTCATCAATCACAGCTGCTTCACAATACCAGTCAG gtggaggtggagaatcCAGACATGGAGCGGTTCCCGGAATTTGCCAAAGCTCCATATCTGGAATGTGTGCTGCAGCCCGGAGACGTGCTGTTCATCCCTGTCCGACACTGGCATTACGTCCGATCCTTGGAGCTCAGCTTCTCCGTCAGCTTCTGGTGGTCGTGA
- the kdm8 gene encoding lysine-specific demethylase 8 isoform X2, translating to MKTFSSMATLWSKISAALPPNEEQFPLQFSDTVESSVVDVLKRSRQQLYGDATSASRSLGAQIILDFSWEKLNTGTWRHVDKEWRRVYSYGCLFKVAAQCRDGPSENEVLQAVRTCDMGLLMGAAVMDNILQVIVGILQDEVRKSSKEEDEPVERLKLEQPHVPVIRQEFAIPRVKCPSLESFNTNQLLPLKPVILEGIIDHWPALNGHRWSIEYLRSVAGCRTVPVEVGSRYTDEEWSQTLITVNEFIDRYIMNKDGVTGLGYLAQHQLFDQIPELKEDIRLPDYCCLGEEDEDNITVNAWFGPGGTVSPLHQDPQQNFLAQVVGSKYIRLYSPEDTDKLYPHQSQLLHNTSQVEVENPDMERFPEFAKAPYLECVLQPGDVLFIPVRHWHYVRSLELSFSVSFWWS from the exons aatctctgctgctctgcctcctaATGAGGAACAGTTCCCTCTGCAGTTCAGTGACACGGTGGAGTCGAGCGTGGTGGACGTGTTGAAACGCTCCAGGCAGCAGCTGTACGGCGACGCCACGAGCGCCAGCCGCTCGCTCGGGGCTCAGATCATTTTGGATTTCTCATGGGAGAAGCTCAACACGGGAACGTGGCGCCACGTGGACAAAGAGTGGAGGCGTGTTTATTCGTACGGCTGCCTGTTCAAAGTGGCCGCTCAGTGCCGTGATGGTCCGTCGGAGAACGAGGTCCTGCAGGCCGTCAGGACTTGTGATATGGGTTTGCTCATGGGTGCAGCCGTCATGGATAATATACTTCAGGTTATAGTTGGGATTCTGCAGGACGAGGTCAGGAAATCGTCTAAAGAAGAAGATGAACCAGTTGAG AGACTGAAGCTCGAGCAGCCACATGTTCCTGTGATCAGACAAGAGTTTGCGATTCCCAGGGTTAAGTGTCCGTCACTGGAGAGCTTCAACACAAACCAGCTGCTGCCCCTCAAACCAGTGATTCTAGAAGGGATCATTGACCACTGGCCTGCACTTAATGGACACCGCTGGAG CATAGAATACCTGAGGTCTGTGGCCGGGTGTCGGACTGTTCCCGTCGAGGTGGGATCCAGGTACACGGACGAGGAATGGTCCCAAACTCTGATTACGGTCAATGAATTCATCGATCGATATATTATGAATAAA GATGGAGTGACGGGTTTGGGTTATCTGGCTCAGCACCAGCTTTTTGATCAG ATACCAGAGCTGAAGGAAGACATCCGTCTCCCTGATTATTGCTGTCTtggtgaggaagatgaagacaaCATTACAGTAAACGCATGGTTTGGGCCTGGAGGCACAGTGTCTCCTCTCCACCAAGACCCGCAACAGAACTTCTTGGCTCAG GTTGTGGGGAGCAAATACATTCGCCTGTATTCCCCAGAGGACACGGACAAGCTGTACCCTCATCAATCACAGCTGCTTCACAATACCAGTCAG gtggaggtggagaatcCAGACATGGAGCGGTTCCCGGAATTTGCCAAAGCTCCATATCTGGAATGTGTGCTGCAGCCCGGAGACGTGCTGTTCATCCCTGTCCGACACTGGCATTACGTCCGATCCTTGGAGCTCAGCTTCTCCGTCAGCTTCTGGTGGTCGTGA
- the LOC118122810 gene encoding UNC93-like protein MFSD11: MADTRTFNVVILGVGFLFIFTAFTTCGNIEQTVVKSLENGTFTGSGYHSLGIIYGIFSFSNLLAPAVVTVLGPKISMFISGLLYSGYIAVFIIPSTWSFYFTSVLIGIGAALLWTAQGHFLVENSEASTINRNTGMFWALLQCSMLFGNLYIYFDWNGRAEISDSSRKNIFLSLLVTSILGTLSFLVLRRSHHEEDMLSEEEGRLLLSTHTMYKHRASSAMQDAKSEFKTILQLLKSKTILLLSPCMAYSGLELSFYSGVYGTCIGATTQFGLAAKGLIGISGIVVGIGEIVGGGLFGLLCKNNRFRRTSVVFLAMVVHFVAFYLIFLNIPDDAPVVFKTTTQKNPYLTPSVSIALLCSFLLGLGDSCFNTQLYSILGCVYAEHSTPAFAIFKFIQSVFAAVAFFYSGYVLLMWQLLLMVILGFAGTLSFFVVERIQNISVDLQE, encoded by the exons ATGGCAGACACAAGGACTTTCAACGTTGTGATCCTGGGTGTGGGatttctgttcattttcacCGCCTTCACCACTTGTGGGAATATTGAa cAAACAGTGGTGAAAAGCCTGGAGAATGGCACTTTCACTGGGAGTGGGTACCACAG TCTTGGAATCATCTATGGCATCTTCTCCTTCTCAAATTTACTTGCACCAGCAGTTGTTACAGTATTAGGACCAAAGATTTCCATGTTTATCAGTGGCCTTCTCTACAG TGGGTACATCGCTGTGTTCATCATCCCGTCAACATGGTCCTTTTACTTCACCTCTGTACTCATTGGCATAGGAGCAGCGT TGCTGTGGACGGCTCAAGGACACTTTCTCGTGGAAAACTCAGAAGCCTCCACCATCAACAGGAACACTGGGATGTTCTGGGCTCTGTTACAGTGCAG CATGTTGTTTGGGAATctttacatttactttgactGGAATGGAAGAGCGGAGATATCAG acagcagcaggaaaaacatcTTCCTGTCCCTGTTGGTCACCTCGATACTCGGCACGCTCAGCTTCCTGGTGTTGAGGAGGAGCCATCACGAAGAGGACATGCTCTCTGAAGAGGAAGGGCGCCTGCTGCTTTCGACACACACGAT GTATAAGCACAGAGCCAGCAGTGCCATGCAAGATGCCAAGTCAGAATTCA AAACAATTCTGCAACTTCTGAAGAGTAAAACTATACTGCTCCTGAGTCCCTGCATGGCATACAGCG GCCTCGAGCTATCTTTCTACAGCGGCGTGTATGGGACCTGTATTGGAGCAACCACACAGTTTGGACTTGCAGCGAAAGGCTTGATTGGGATCTCTGGGATCGTGGTGGGCATCGGAGAAATAGTGG GCGGAGGCTTGTTCGGATTGCTGTGTAAGAACAACCGCTTCAGACGGACCTCTGTGGTGTTTCTGGCAATGGTCGTCCACTTTGTCGCTTTCTATTTGATCTTCCTCAACATCCCAGATGACGCCCCCGTCGTCTTTAAGACCACGACCCAAAAGAACCCATATCTAACACCGAG TGTGTCCATTGCCCTGCTGTGCAGCTTCTTGCTCGGACTTGGGGACAGTTGTTTCAACACGCAGCTCTACAGCATATTAGGCTGTGTTTATGCTGAACACAGCACGCCTGCTTTCGCTATCTTCAAATTCATCCAG TCGGTTTTTGCAGCCGTGGCGTTTTTCTATAGCGGCTACGTCCTACTGATGTGGCAGCTCCTGCTGATGGTCATCCTGGGCTTCGCCGGAACGCTCAGCTTCTTCGTGGTGGAGCGGATACAGAACATCTCCGTAGATTTGCAGGAATAA